Below is a genomic region from Leucoraja erinacea ecotype New England chromosome 31, Leri_hhj_1, whole genome shotgun sequence.
aattatcatttttaaccatattttggtggtggaaataaatgcctttttttgcTTTTCTTGTCAATAAATGCATtattcgtgccttttttgtaattttattatgcctttttgcctgcctatttcagagatttttagcgtgtgaacatcctggctctagtcattaCATATTAGGTTACAGCAGCCTTAATGTGTATTTCTCTGAGCAGTTATTTTCATGACATCAGTCAACTACTAGAGGGTCCCCAAGGAGCAGGACGACTACAATCAGCATATGCACCAGAAGGCAAGGGAACCAACATAACAACAACAAGATGCTGGTTATgcgaggacatagaaacatagaaacatagaaattaggtgcaggagtaggccattcggcccttcgagcctgcaccgccattcaatatgatcatggctgatcatccaactcagtatcccgtacctgccttctctccataccctctgatccccctagccacatgggccacatctaactccctcttaaatatagccaatgaactagccacGACATGAGGCTCCTGAAACTATAACACTCTCTGTTATGGGAAGATGTATGCACTAAcagattcaaggatgtgctcaaaaCCTGCTGGAAGACAtctaagtagaaacaaggaactgcagatgctgaaatctttcaCGTTGTGCTTTTTGGTTTAGAtttcacacatctccatcatggacccCACACATCatggaccccacacatctccatcatggactgttcactctgctgccctcgggcaaaaggtatcgcagtataaggagcagaacggccaggttttgcaacagcttcttcccccgagccatcagactcttgaattccatataatgtgccgccaccattatctattttatctttttatacattttatccttttgttattttatgttgcacggtgagccagatgcatcgaaatttcattcagatggtgtatttttgaatgacaatagtcTTTGATTGATTTGATGATGATGATTTCAGTCTGGATGTGCACCTATCTCTCCAGCCCCTCTTCCCCcatctccttccacctatatcccttacTAGTAGGCCTCCTTCGGTCATGAATGacaatgggtgatgcatcctagtttgcaggtgatgtgtggtcggatgcaagcctgggcgatgtcatatggaggacaggctgttgcccatgcagcacgtccccccctctccatgtcgctgatcgatccaaaggacagttggcaccagcgccatcgcaggagctgccagagcgaggttgtagacaacgacgaactgccttaggggctccgacacCGGATTTTctcgaggtttactcctggagccttttccatgactggatatggccacaaggcagaggaggttttaaatcagagttttccctctcctagatagactgccttcccaggctgacgagccccatctgcccgagactcatgggggtgggagcgtctaccttcccgtgcaggtctatagcacctgcccactgcccagatcCCTTACTTTAGCCTCAGTTTTCACCTCTACTTATCTCAAAacattttgtatccttttttaTCACTGGCTTTCCTCCAACAGCTCCcccccatctgtctgaagaaggatcctgatccgaaacgtcacctatccatgacctccagagatgccatctgcgagttcggtattccgactgcccaTGTCCAGGTTAAAGGTCACTCTGCATAAACGTTGCTGTGGACCCATTTCATccatttttccagctttgattcttctgggTAAGATAAATACTGCCTTCAAACTATGActtagttgtatttattgttcctttgttaaaagctaataTTGTTTTGTAGTATTaattgctttatgctttggtgagtgagcgaggTCGGGGGtccatggtctctggcgctgcgggtgctgttgagtAGCTGCTGGGctgtccccatcccctcccatgTGACCCGTCCCTGTCGGTGGAGACCGGAGGTGTCAGGTCGGGCTTAAGCCAGCGCGGGTAGGAGGTGCTGGCTCCGGTTCCCAGTGGGGCCGTTCCCCGGCCTGTGGGCCGCCGCTGTTCCGGGCTGCATTGAATATACAGtcggtccagggctgtcggttggcccagcGGGGCAGTCAGAGTTGAGttggagttggcgcttcttctccatGCTTGCTGTgggctgttgctgcccccccccccaccccccaggcgGGAATGGGAccctccgggggggggggagacatgacGGTCCAGTGGCGTTTCGGCAGCTCTTGCGGCGCCgggtacccgggttcgatcctggctgctgaGAATATCTCTCCGCTGGTCCAGTTTCCCCCACCCCGTTTCCCACTCACATCTGCCCCCTctatctcgctgttacaccccgctctctcGCTAACTGCCAAccctgttcctcagattaaatatttttttacacgtaaatcatgaataaagataagaatgtaaacacagtttatacagtttgtgctttgttcgctttttctttatggtgaatgacctttgacaaatcccatgatttcttgcgttttttggaataccgaactcgcttgtaACTGAGTTAGTCCTGTGGTTTTGTTAGAAAATCTCTTAATATCCGCACTGAATCCCTGGGTAGGTCTGGCTCATGACACTTCAAAGTGGAGGCAGAGTCTTTGGGAAGGTGTGTTCTGATGCGCCCAGGGAACACAGAATTGGTGGAAGAGGCTGATGAAAGATATGAGAATGAAGtgaaataaattttaaaagaTAGAAAAATTGATGATGTGAGAAAAAATTGGTAAAGATATTTACCTCAAAATAAAACCTTGGAGATTGTTTCTATAAAAGCATtatattctgtttttagtttgaaaAATCAGGGGAGAGCGCGAACGCAGTCCCCCACTACCACAAATTTTGCAGTCGAGTATCCCGCATTTGGGGACATCGCAGGCGTCAGCACACCCGAAGTGCAATGGGTTAGCCTCGTCCTGGGAGAACCTCCTGGGTGATCAAGGTCTCTCCCCTGCCAGGTAAGTATGCTTGAAATTTGTCGCTCACACACTACCAACGACTACCACTACTCCTTTAGGTTATGGCGAGGTAGAATTTTATTATCTTAAGGCTTTGGCTGTTACTACCGGCCTAGATGATGAGCGATCTTTATATATTTCCTTTTGCCATTCATGTATTTGTATATTTTCATGCTTATCTTTCGCTCCACTTATTTGCATATTTTCCTTAAAAGGAAGCAGCGTTTGCCGAGCGCTAACTTGGAATGACCAGATCTGGCCTCTGGGTGTCAGGTTGCATCCGCAAACAGCCTAGCGTGGTATCAGGGCTcggagccaggattttgccataaatgccatgtgccttttcatgccttttttgatgatttcaggaagataatgcccgTTTTCACAAATGAGTTCCTAAATCAGCCTCTTTTTTTGTAACTTAATGTAACTTACAAGAACATTTACACCACTGGGgcgaaacccggctgtaagtgggtgttaagtggtgattggaaaggggtgtgtgggaaagtgtccagtctttgcaaactggagtcctgctttaagtaggtgtgaagtggtgattggggaggagtaggtggggaaatgtccagtcttttcaaactggagtcaggctgtgagtaggtgtgaagtgttggttggggttaccagggttaagtttTTGTTTATCGAAACTGTAGAAcacgttcaggtcgttggtcagctgatgattgtccaaggagcgggtgtttccctcttgtagcttgtgatttcttgcaagcccttccacactgaagaagagtcatttgctgagaatttgcttctcaacttctcagagtacctttccttggcagctctgattcctcttcttagcttgtacttggcctgcctgtagaggtctgcatccccgctcctgtaggatctaccccaGCACAAGtgtcaaaatgcctaaagtcaagtcaatACCTTGTAAAAAATGGaacgattacggagagtcggattgtcaaggaagactctctctaacttctacaggtgcacagtagagagcatgctgaccggttgcatcgtggcttggttcggcaatttgagcgccctggagaggaaaagactacaaaaagtagtaaacactgcccagtccatcatcggctctgaccttctatcgaggggatttatctcagtcgctggctcaaaaaggctggcagtatcatcaaagacccataccatcctggccacacactcatctccctgctaccttcaggtagaaggtacagaagcctgaagactgcaacaaccaggttcaggaatagctacttccccacagccatcaggctattaaacctggctcggacaaaactctgattattaataaccactttcaactatttgcactttatcagtttatttattcatgtgtgtatatatggtatatggacacatttatctgtttttttgtaaatgcctactattttctgtgtgcttaagcaaagcaaaaatttcattgtcctatacagggacacatgacaataaactcacttgaggacttgaacttgaacgattTGGTGAcagtgtacgggagtgatatattctctacagacaactgtgtgctgttttgcaacgcatgtgagaaagcagtgaaccatgagaaaaaatatttcatcTCCATGCATTCATGAAGAGTGATCTTTGCaatgcattcattgatgctggaattccactgtggaaattggaaaacaaatctctcagaggttttttagggaaatacacagaggaacatataccaagcgagtcatcattacggaaaaattatgttgacagcaaattCAACATTGTtgcgcagaaaattagagatgaagttgcatgcaacaaaatatggatctcaatagatgagaTAACTGATGCTGTGGGTAGATTTggtgccaatgtggtcattggtacactagaggcaggtcaaccatcaaaggagtatttcttgacggaagtattggagaagtcaaagagctGAATTATTGCCCAGTTGttcacatcttcacttgctgtactttgtaattaaagttcctggcgatgaaGGTacagacatacaaggaaaatgtgagaggatGATTTTTGCTAACAAAGatattgaagaaatacaaaacatagctaaagttctcaaaggtagttgtaatgcacaagatatcgacatgaatgtagagtttgtagcttgtttcagggatgcaccagtgacctcagctggggtagaaataagtttttccaCAACTGTAGCATATGCTGTCTGACAgacagcatagtttaacaccagataatttgaaaaaatgctggtaGTCATGTGCAACcagtttggtcatttaatgtagtatacctttataattatcatttttaaccgtATATTGGtgatggaaataaatgcctttttatgtcTCTTTTGTCAATATCTGCCTTTTCTTTCCATTTTTGTAATTTTactgcctttttgcctgcctatttcagagatttttagagcctaaacatcctggctcctcATATGACAGACGAGGAATGAATGTGCAGGAGTACAGGAGGCCTATACCCATTGAAAACAGGTACAGCGCCTTGGGAGCTGTCAGGGCAGACGACATGTCAAGTTTGTGTGGCTGCCTGGGCTGTGACTCCAACCCTAGTGTTGAAGCTCAACAGGGAAGAGTGacatcgggcagagccatagtggtggtcGACTTGATAGCCAGAGGTGTGGACAGGAGATTGTGCGGAAACAAGCGAGACTCCAGTATgatgtgctgcctccctggtgccaagggtccaggatgtctcggAGCAGCTGCACGGCATCCTCGAGAGGAAGGGGAAGCagctggaggttgttgtgcatgttggcacaaacaatATAGGTATGAAGAGGAAGGAGGTACTGCAACATGAGTTTAGGGAATTAGGTGAGagattaaaaagcaggacctccagggtagtgatctcaggattgcttccagtatctCGTGCTTGTgaaggtaagaacaggaagataggggaaatgaatgtgtgTCTGAGGAGTTGGCGCAGGGAGCTgggatttagatttctggatcactgggatctcttcttggGCAGGGATGACCTGtagaaaagggacgggttgcaccttaacaggagTGGTACCAGCCTCCTGCACGGAAGAGTTTAAACTAggttatagaagcatataaaattataaacggacagcacaagctagatgcaggataaatgttcccaatgttgggggagtctagaaccacgggccacagtctaagaattaaaactgagatgagaaaaaaactttttcacccagagagttgtgaatttgtgaaattctcttccacagaaggcagtggaggccatttcactggatgcatttaaaagagagttagatagagctctggggctagcggaatcaaggggtatggggagaaggcaggcacaggttactgattgtggctgaccagccatgatcacaatgaatggctgtgctggctcgaagggcctctcctgcacctatcttctatgtttctaattcccgTGTGTAGGAACtgaagttgctggtttaaaccgaagatagtcacaaaaagctggagtctcagcaggtcagaccgcatctctggagaaaaggaatgggtgacgttgtatTGCAGATGGAGTGAACCCATTCACAAGCTCTCCATCTGCCCACCGTCTCCGATCTCCTGCCCAGTTTGAAGAGCCCACATGACCAGAGTGGAATCAGTTGCTCCATTTTGAGGGACTGCCTAAGAATATGTGGACAATTTTTATATCGATAACTGGCTTGGAACTTTATTCAAGGTTTATACACAAGGAACATGGGCAGAAACTTGTCACGTGCAGCACACCTATTAAACTTCCaggttcctacacacacacatccttaaTACCCTTGCCATTTCCCAGTCACACTGAATCATTCTTACCTTGGATTCTGAGcaaagctttttttaaattttattattatttatttatttatttttttaattgttcacaGGCAGCGAAccaaatattttaaacatttatgGGCCGCTGGCCAAATGTTTACTCCTGACAGTGTAAGCTTGGTTCAGTGAATGAATCGTGACAAAATAAGTTCGAATGTGTGGCATGCAACAAGGTGAGGAGTCCTGAAGGCAGGTTTGAGTTTccccatttcagattcagattcacatttattgtcgcatgtaacagttaaggtacagtgatatttgagttaccaaaatatcaattaaaagaacacaacacaattaaaaagaacgatggaacttaacataaacattcaccagtgatcactgtgatggaaggcaataacgttcagtcagttttcctccctttgttcacccgtgttttgTTTACCCATTTCCTCTACCACACAATattagtgtgtgggtgtgtgtgtgtgtgaagtttgtatgttctccatgtgactgcatggacttcctccgggtgctccaatttcctcccacattccaaagagatgcaggtttgtaggttaagtggcttctgtaaattgacccttgtgtgtaggagtggattcggtgggcctgtttcaacaatgcatctctaaactaaactcctcagCACAAAACTCGCAACTccaaacgctgagttactccagctttttgtgtttatcttcgtgttttaaaccagcatctgcggttctttcctacacatgtgttCATTGGTGCTTACTGATTACCTCAACATCAGTGGTTACTTGTCTCCTGCGTCCTTGGCACAGCGCCCTAGTCTTGCGGTCAGTTCGGAGTAGTACGTGGGGACAGAAGCGGAGGGGTGGCTATGGGAGGTTGCAGGGCCACAGGTCATAGTGTGCGGACGGGAAGACCTAGCAATAGATGGGTGCCCTATAGCGGCTGGATGAGCGAGCACATGGAACGCAGTCCAACGTTGGCCCGCAGAGATGACCATGAAGCAACCATCAGCTGGGCAAGGCTGACCCCCACATCATCGATATcctgggatgggagattgcaaccttcacggggtccgccccgtttcaactaatgcaatcaatctggtgtgcacaatcaaatagaacaagttgtcctacaactttaggctgtgcacaccatacgcaagaagatcgATATCCCCATTCACTCGCAGTGCCACCAGGACACTTGGCcataaagtgagaaaataagaaatgCGTATCATCTTACTGCCAAGATCAGATTTGATAAGTGCAAAGGAATGTGGCACCTCTGCTTTCTATCTCCATGTCAGATGCTGTGGATATGACTCGTTTGATAAGGGAAGACAGAATCTGTTAAGTAAGTTCAGAGAAAAACTCTGAAAAAAATTGTAAAGTATAAAAGCAAACCCATTTATTTCACTTTCTTTTTTATTAGATTAGGAGACAATGAGAAACAAAGGTACATTCCCTTTATAAATGTAACTACATAAAATGCAGTGCAGTCAGTCTCAACAAGCAATGTAGTAAAAGTTCAAATCGATATTTTAAACATCACAGAATTGTGGTTCTACAAAAGATCCCGACAAATGTTGAGCAAGCAAACAGCTTGTTAAAACAGCCTATAAAATCTCAGCTGCCATGCTAATAATTCACTGAACTGTGGGTACAATGTACAGTTAACGTTGGGTCTTAGATTAACACAAACTACAGACAAATAACGCTACATAACCGTGCTTCACAGTGTGACTTGCAGAAAGAAATTAAAgttttttggggtgggggggtaaaGTTACAAATTGGCTTACATTTTTTTCAGGTTTAGAATGTAAACGAGTTGAATGGCGTAAAGCAAAATTCATCACAAGTTACTATATTGCAAGTAAGCACCCAGGAACTGTGGAGGAACGGAGGAGGTAGAAATATGCAGAACCGAGGCAGGATTCAACATGCTCCCTCAACTGGAGAACCAGGGACATCTCTACAAGCATAAGTGACTCACAAGCCTCTGTTACATCCAGGACCCATTGAAGAAGTGGTTAGAAAAGTAACAATCTGGTTTAGCCGTGATTTATTAAAATTTAGAAGAGTCCAGCAAGCAGATATTATTATAATGATTAGATTCAGAAAAACAATGAGAATATAAATTATTTACAGTGCTACAGTAAAATTCACAAATCTATTTTAGCCAGTGAAAAACAAAATAGGTTTTCATTATTTGCAAACCTCtgtatgggtgggggggtgggaggggttctAACTATAGATTTAGCTGGGCTTCCTCCAGTGCATAGCCTGACACTTCACTGCTGACGGAACCATTCCTATGCTGGTTAGCGTGTAGGGGTAGCTCCAGTCGCGAGGTGtggttggagaggggaggagtggacaCTTGACAAGTCTAAACTCACAGGGTCACAACTGGGGACTACAAAAATCACCTTGGTCCAAATAAGTGTGTGCTGGTCTGATTATTATTCTCAGCACACTCTCAGCAATGTAAATAAAAATAAGCGCCTCCTCAAATCAGCAGTCCAGATAAGTAATTCAGAGGCAGGCTACTTGGGGGGACTTGGCTCTGGTAACACACTAAGCCCTACCTCACGAGGAACTGGCTCTGTGACTGCCGGTTAGTCAACGTCCAGGTCGCTATCATCACTGTGAGACACTGAGGCACTCTGGATGGAGGTGGGTGACACCACGTCCTTCTCCGGCAGCACACCGTACTCCCGCAAAAACGCCTCCAGGTCCACCGCGAAAAAGTCATATCCCAGTTGGTCAGTGATGCGCACGAAGTTACCGATCAGGTCGCCGCACTTGTAGACCAGCAGAGCAGGCAGGGCGTTGTCGGTGAACCTGGCGCTGGCTCCAATCACCGAGCTGCGCACCTTGCAGAACTTCACAACCGGGTAATCGGAGGCCAAGCAGAGCAGGCACCCATTCATGGCGTCGCAGCCGGCCAGGTCGTCCTCGTATATGTGAACGACGATGAGAGTGTTTTTCTCCTCCTTGTCGATGGTGTCCAGGAAGTCCTGGGAGCTGGTCAGCTCGTAGATCTGTTCAAAGCGCTTCCCACTGTACAGATGCTCCCTCATCTCCTCCATCCGCTGCTTGCGGTACTGCTGCAGGAACATTTCATCGTCCTGTTCATGCAACATGTTGCACTCTTTCATCGTCATCTACAAAGAGAGGCAGCAAGACATTAGCTTTCATAGACCATAGGAAAGGACCAGTCACTGACCCACAatctccatgccgaacatgatgccaagatagatacatcttatctgcctgcacgtgatccacatccctccattccccatatatccctgtgcctatctaaaatccgcTTAAaaaccactatcatatttgcctccaccaccacccgtggcagcgcgttccaagcaccgaccaccctctgtatagaaaaaaacttgccccacacatctcgctTAAAGTTTGCCCTCCAACCTCAAAGTTATGCCCACTAATTCTTTCCGCACTGGGGAAacaaggttccgactgtctatcTATCCGCCTCTCATTACTTTGTATATTCTATCAAGTTTCCCCTCAATCTCTGGCACTCAGGAGAATataatccaagtctgcccaacctttcctcgtaactaatatcctctaatccaagcagcattctggtaaatatcCAGGCAACATCATTTCAATTCATAACCCCTTGAATATGGCTGAATTCAAGACATACCTTTTGCAGTTTCAGCTGCATAACatcgcaagtaacaacatcaaaaaaaaacttgcaaaaCCTCAACCAATTTCTTTTGACATTCGGTTACATTTTACGATAGAATACAACttcagatactagtttaaaccgaagatagatacaaaaagttgtagtaactcagggggtcaggcagcatctctggagaaaaggaacaggtgacatttcaggtcgagacccttcttcagtacagcTGATCTAGTTAAATGTGGATTAATCCTCCTCATTTAGTCCTCCTTTAAATCAGAGTTTGATTTCCACAGTGACCTGTCACTAGGGTAAATGTCTGCATTAACACTTGGCGCTCACTTCTATTGACAGTGACCGCGGATGTGGACTCCTGCTTGGATGATCAAGCAGCTTGTACAATGCTGACCTTGCTGTTGATTTTCTCCTGGACCACTCtctgcctctgcagttccttctgatcaTCCAAGTGAGACCGGCAGTTCATCGAGAGCTTCTTGATGAGCCGATGGACCTCCCGACGTTGCTCTGCTCGCTGCTCGTTTTCCAGCTGCTTGAACCGGCGCCAGTCATTTATGACCCCTTTAGGACCTGTGCAAAGAGGGGCCGACACAAGGCAAGGGGTTTAACCAAAGAACAGCAATCATCGCTGGATGGCAAGACTGGAGAAAGCTTTACTAAAGCACTACAATTCACAAGCCGTCAGGAGGGTATTATCATATTGTATGCTCGAATGTAGCTCCGTTATTTCAGGTGGCCCATGAGCTCTGAAAATAGTTCAGAAAATTGATTTTAGATCAATGTACAATCTAAGATAATGTTATTAAAATACAAGCATGCTTTCTCCAAAGTTGGATATTTCATTAGTGTGCAAATTTATTTGCAAAATAAAGTGAGCATGATGTACTTCAATGAGAAACAATGAGCTGCCGTGAGAGCCAGTAACCACACATTTGGTTGATCCCATTTATCTGACAAGTTCAAGAGGCTTGCAGCAATACCCAGCACATAAACTGTTTAATTTTAAACGTGCCATGTTTAATCAAACACCAAAGAATATGTTGCAATGTTTTTGATTAATAAAATGAAAGCTCTTCTAAAGATGGAGAAAAGTAGCTTCTGTTTTATATGTCAAATCAACAAGTTGTACAGGTAGTGGAGGCACATACAATAAGAGACTTTtgcataggcatatggatgtgcagggagtggatggatatggattatgtgcaggcagatcagagttggtcttgacatcatgttcagtagagatattgtgggctgaagggtctgttcctgtgctgttctatgctctTTGAACACCAACTGAAAGTTTAGAGTATGGGGAAACAAACAATATTTTACAACCAATTAATGAAATTATGGCTCATCTGTACTGCATACTTAGCCTTTAAACAACTGAGTATGCAGTACAGGTCAATCAACTCTTGAGCACTCAGTCAATGTTTTGGTCACGCGGACCATAGTACAAGCAATGCATTCAGTTTATACAGCCTTATACATATGCACCAGGTGACTGTAAATGGTGTAAAGCAAATGCATAGATCAACTTGACACAAAACGTGGAGGTGTGGTGAACCATGAGGACTTCAAGAAACGCTGACTATTTCTCCTGTCACAAacacagcctgacctgctgagtgcttccaaccCTGCAGGCTTTGATCTTCCTGGGGTCACTGGCAGTCTGATGAAATGGGAGCAGCTGAGAAACATGATATTAGATTTTGGCAAGAAGATTAAATAGCATTaataaactagagggcataaattGAAAAGAGATACGTGAACAGAAATCCGGAGATATGTGCGCATAACCTGTGGAAATAGAAGTGAGGATAGGTTGGCTTGTTTCCCTGGAGCAGAGGAGGGTTAGGGGTGGTCTGACGGAAATATGCAAGTTTATGATAGGCACAGAAATAGTAGATAGACAAAATCATTTTGGCCACGGTGGGGGTGTCGAAAACAAGAGAacatatttaaggtgagagggaggaaaTTTAAAGGGGATCCGAGAGGAAAGTTCCCACACAGAGTGCTTGATgtctggaatgagggaggaaggtTCAAATAaaatgactatatttaagagagatgtAGAATGACATGAGAGGCAAGGCATGGAAAGATAGAGCCCAaaagcaggtaaatgggattagtgtgatGGGCAACAAAGttagcatggatgtgttgggctgaagggccagtttctgtgcaacAATGCAATGCCTCCGAAACTTTATCAAGAAACAAATTGCTGGCCCAGAATACAACAACTAGGatatcataggtacacaaaaaagctggagaaactcagcgggtgcagcagcatctatggagtgaaggaaataggcaacgtttcgggccgaaacccttcttcagactgatcgggggcggagacaagaaaggaaaaaggaggaggagcccgaaggctgggggatgggaggagacagcagggggactgaggaaggggaggagacagcaaggactaacaaaattgggagaattcaatgttcatgcccccaggatgcagactccccaaacggaatgaggtgctgttcctccaatttccggtgctgctcgctgtgaccatggaggagacccaggacagagaggtcggagacggagtgggagggggagttgaagtgctgagccaccgggaggtcagcttggttattgcggacagagcggaggtgtttggcg
It encodes:
- the pdcl gene encoding phosducin-like protein, encoding MTTLDDKILGEKLQYYYSSSDDEDSDRDDNQQKTIKDPVISVGAEVRERRAINTGPKGVINDWRRFKQLENEQRAEQRREVHRLIKKLSMNCRSHLDDQKELQRQRVVQEKINSKMTMKECNMLHEQDDEMFLQQYRKQRMEEMREHLYSGKRFEQIYELTSSQDFLDTIDKEEKNTLIVVHIYEDDLAGCDAMNGCLLCLASDYPVVKFCKVRSSVIGASARFTDNALPALLVYKCGDLIGNFVRITDQLGYDFFAVDLEAFLREYGVLPEKDVVSPTSIQSASVSHSDDSDLDVD